In Gemmobacter sp. 24YEA27, a genomic segment contains:
- the purH gene encoding bifunctional phosphoribosylaminoimidazolecarboxamide formyltransferase/IMP cyclohydrolase: MSISAPRSAAPTTPVRPRRALLSVSDKTGLIGFARALHDHGVELLSTGGTAKALREADLPVKDVAEITGFPEMMDGRVKTLHPMVHGGLLALRDNKDHVAAMEDHGIGAIDILVVNLYPFEETVAKGADYATAVENIDIGGPAMIRAAAKNHAFVAVVTDTEDYAGIIAEIEQNGGTSYAFRQRLALTAYARTAAYDTAVSTWMAAAIAEPAPRYRAMAGKLAQTLRYGENPHQKAAFYLDGSNRPGVATAKQWQGKELSYNNINDTDAAFELVAEFAGQGPAVAIIKHANPCGVGKGSSLLEAYQRAYSCDTTSAFGGIVALNQELDAATAEEIVKIFTEVVIAPSASDAAKAVFAAKKNLRLLTTGALPDASQGVLSFRQVAGGFLVQDSDVDTITLSDLKVVTKRAPSGQELEDLFFAWKVAKHVKSNAIVYVKDGATVGIGAGQMSRVDSTMIGARKAGEIAGALGLSESPAVGSVVASDAFFPFADGIEVLAGNGVKAVIQPGGSMKDADVIEAADRLGLAMVFTGQRHFRH, translated from the coding sequence ATGTCGATTTCCGCGCCCCGCTCCGCCGCCCCTACGACACCCGTCCGCCCGCGCCGCGCCCTTTTGTCGGTATCGGACAAGACCGGGCTGATCGGGTTTGCGCGCGCGCTGCACGACCATGGCGTCGAACTACTCTCGACCGGCGGCACAGCCAAGGCGCTGCGCGAGGCGGATCTGCCGGTGAAAGACGTGGCCGAGATCACCGGTTTCCCCGAAATGATGGATGGTCGCGTCAAGACGCTGCATCCGATGGTGCATGGCGGGCTGCTCGCGCTGCGCGACAATAAAGATCATGTCGCGGCGATGGAGGATCACGGGATCGGAGCGATCGATATCCTGGTCGTGAACCTCTACCCGTTTGAAGAGACCGTGGCGAAGGGCGCCGATTATGCCACCGCAGTCGAGAATATCGACATTGGCGGCCCGGCGATGATCAGGGCGGCGGCCAAGAACCACGCCTTTGTCGCGGTGGTGACCGATACCGAAGACTATGCCGGTATAATTGCAGAAATCGAACAGAATGGCGGCACGAGCTATGCCTTCCGCCAGCGGCTCGCGCTGACCGCTTATGCCCGCACCGCGGCCTATGACACCGCCGTGTCGACCTGGATGGCGGCGGCGATTGCGGAACCCGCGCCGCGTTACCGCGCCATGGCCGGAAAACTTGCACAAACCCTGCGTTATGGCGAGAATCCGCACCAGAAAGCCGCCTTCTACCTGGACGGATCGAACAGACCCGGCGTGGCCACCGCAAAACAGTGGCAGGGCAAGGAACTCAGCTACAACAATATCAACGACACCGATGCCGCGTTCGAGCTGGTGGCAGAGTTTGCGGGCCAGGGCCCGGCGGTTGCCATTATCAAACATGCGAACCCCTGCGGCGTCGGCAAAGGCTCTTCGCTGCTCGAAGCTTACCAGCGCGCCTATAGCTGCGATACGACCTCGGCTTTCGGCGGCATTGTCGCGCTGAACCAGGAGCTGGACGCCGCCACCGCCGAAGAGATCGTGAAGATCTTCACCGAAGTCGTCATCGCGCCTTCGGCCAGCGATGCGGCGAAAGCGGTCTTTGCGGCGAAAAAGAACCTCCGCCTCCTGACCACGGGCGCGCTGCCGGATGCGTCGCAGGGAGTGCTCTCGTTCCGCCAGGTCGCGGGTGGCTTTCTTGTCCAGGATTCGGATGTCGACACCATCACGCTATCTGATCTGAAAGTGGTGACGAAACGCGCCCCTTCGGGCCAAGAGCTGGAAGACCTGTTCTTCGCCTGGAAAGTCGCGAAACATGTCAAATCAAACGCCATCGTCTATGTGAAAGACGGGGCCACGGTCGGCATCGGCGCGGGCCAGATGAGCCGCGTCGACAGCACCATGATCGGCGCGAGGAAAGCCGGCGAGATCGCCGGAGCCCTTGGGCTGAGCGAAAGCCCGGCGGTCGGTTCAGTCGTCGCCTCGGACGCCTTCTTCCCCTTTGCCGACGGGATCGAAGTTCTGGCGGGCAATGGCGTCAAAGCTGTGATCCAGCCCGGTGGCTCGATGAAAGATGCCGATGTGATCGAAGCCGCAGACCGGCTTGGCCTTGCGATGGTCTTCACCGGCCAGCGCCATTTCCGGCACTGA
- a CDS encoding pitrilysin family protein, with amino-acid sequence MPALPLLAALSAFAAQAETVSAFRLENGLDVVVIEDHRAPVVVQMIWYRAGAADEPAGKSGIAHFLEHLMFKGTDKVPAGQFSATVEAHGGDDNAFTSWDYTAYFQRIAADKLEMVMEMEADRMRGLKLDPAVVLTERQVILEERAQRTDSDPGALLGEQMRAALFMNHRYGVPIIGWRHEIAELTREDALAWYEQYYAPNNATLIIAGDVTPDQVKGLAEKYYGPIAPSEGIKPRLRPQEPPHLAERRLTYADERVSDPYVYRSYLAPERNPGDQKTAAALSILAELLGGNGQTAILPRALQFDAQVAVWSSAFYDGTALDDATFGLYVVPAPGVSLGEAEAAMDAVLAKFLEEGPDPEAFDRIKTQIRASDIYAKDDAMGLAKLYGEELSVGLGLEDIQSYTAVLDEVTIEDVMQAAHQVLNRNNAVTGWLERPPEASPEVSPEQAPEQSAAPAEAAPRTEPATGETEAAE; translated from the coding sequence ATGCCTGCTTTGCCGCTGCTTGCGGCATTGTCAGCCTTTGCCGCCCAGGCCGAAACGGTTTCGGCCTTCCGGCTGGAAAACGGTCTCGATGTGGTGGTGATCGAGGATCACCGCGCCCCGGTCGTCGTCCAGATGATCTGGTATCGCGCCGGCGCCGCCGATGAGCCTGCGGGCAAATCCGGCATCGCGCATTTTCTGGAACATCTGATGTTCAAGGGCACCGACAAAGTGCCCGCCGGCCAGTTCTCGGCCACGGTCGAGGCGCATGGCGGTGATGACAATGCCTTCACCTCCTGGGATTACACCGCATATTTCCAGCGCATTGCTGCCGATAAGCTGGAAATGGTGATGGAGATGGAGGCCGACCGGATGCGGGGGCTGAAACTCGACCCCGCCGTGGTGCTCACCGAACGCCAGGTGATCCTTGAGGAACGCGCGCAGCGCACCGATTCCGATCCGGGCGCGCTTCTGGGCGAACAGATGCGGGCGGCCCTGTTCATGAACCACCGCTACGGCGTTCCGATCATCGGCTGGCGCCATGAGATTGCCGAGCTGACCCGCGAGGATGCGCTGGCCTGGTATGAGCAATATTACGCCCCGAACAATGCGACGCTGATCATCGCGGGCGATGTGACCCCCGATCAGGTGAAGGGACTGGCCGAGAAATATTACGGCCCTATTGCGCCCTCGGAAGGCATAAAGCCGCGCCTCCGCCCGCAAGAACCGCCGCACTTGGCGGAACGCCGGCTGACCTATGCCGATGAGCGGGTCTCTGACCCCTATGTTTACCGTTCTTACCTGGCGCCGGAGCGCAATCCGGGCGATCAGAAGACCGCAGCCGCATTGTCGATCCTGGCCGAGCTTCTGGGCGGCAATGGCCAGACGGCGATCCTGCCGCGCGCGCTTCAGTTCGATGCCCAGGTCGCGGTCTGGTCTTCGGCCTTTTACGATGGCACTGCGCTCGATGACGCGACTTTCGGGCTTTACGTCGTGCCCGCACCCGGGGTGAGCCTTGGCGAGGCCGAGGCGGCGATGGATGCGGTTCTGGCGAAATTCCTTGAGGAAGGCCCCGATCCGGAGGCGTTTGACCGGATCAAGACCCAGATCCGTGCCTCGGATATCTATGCCAAAGACGATGCGATGGGGCTGGCAAAGCTTTACGGCGAGGAGCTTTCGGTCGGCCTCGGGCTTGAGGATATCCAAAGCTATACGGCGGTGCTGGATGAGGTGACCATCGAAGATGTGATGCAGGCCGCGCATCAGGTGCTGAACCGCAACAATGCGGTGACCGGCTGGCTGGAGCGCCCGCCGGAAGCGTCGCCGGAAGTGTCGCCGGAACAGGCGCCGGAACAATCCGCCGCTCCGGCTGAGGCAGCCCCCCGGACGGAACCGGCCACAGGTGAAACGGAGGCCGCAGAATGA
- the lspA gene encoding signal peptidase II has protein sequence MRAAWLSALITFGLDQASKLAVVQGLDLINRGEIDIWPPFLVFRMAWNRGINFGLFAGDAEAVRWGIVLVSLVISAWVWVWVRRSRPGTLAQISAGLLVGGALGNVIDRIWYGAVADFLNTSCCGFENPYAFNVADIAIFAGAFGLVLFTGRPAEGRKSGAKKG, from the coding sequence ATGCGCGCAGCCTGGCTTTCCGCCCTCATCACCTTCGGCCTCGACCAGGCGTCCAAACTGGCGGTGGTCCAGGGGCTCGATCTGATCAACCGGGGCGAGATCGACATCTGGCCGCCCTTCCTCGTCTTCCGCATGGCCTGGAATCGCGGCATCAATTTCGGCCTCTTTGCCGGGGATGCCGAGGCAGTGCGGTGGGGAATCGTTCTGGTCTCGCTGGTGATCTCGGCCTGGGTCTGGGTCTGGGTGCGGCGCTCGCGCCCCGGCACCCTTGCGCAGATTTCCGCCGGTCTGCTGGTCGGCGGTGCACTTGGCAATGTGATCGACCGGATCTGGTACGGCGCGGTGGCGGATTTCCTCAATACGTCCTGCTGCGGATTCGAGAATCCCTATGCGTTCAACGTCGCCGATATCGCAATCTTTGCCGGGGCCTTTGGCCTCGTGCTCTTTACCGGCAGGCCGGCTGAGGGCCGGAAATCGGGGGCAAAAAAGGGCTGA
- the mutL gene encoding DNA mismatch repair endonuclease MutL, with the protein MSQFAPNLSQEAARPVIRQLDEAAINRIAAGEVVERPASAVKELVENALDAGATRIRVEYTDGGKTLIRVSDDGCGMTPEDLPLALSRHATSKIDGSDLLNIRSFGFRGEALPSLGAVGRLVITSRAAGFDAALITCTGGRLDGPRPAALTSGTVVELRDLFHATPARLKFMRSDRAEAQAIHEVIKRLAMAEPAVGFTLSEVTADGPRVILRLDPEQGDLFDALQGRLTRIIGADFTANAMAIDASRDGLALLGYAALPTYSRGSSTQQYLFVNGRPVNDRLLLGALRAAYFDVLSRDRHPAAVLNLIVDPERVDVNVHPAKSEVRFREPDAARALIITAIRTALTGAGHRASTTVGAETIGAFRPGQSLAPQPMRPTFAHDLPHRPAQSTLAQAFAFQAPLPASGFAEAPQVNTIADLGATSAQIRDQDPAGPEPAPQSFPLGAARAQLHENWIIAQTPDGIVIVDQHAAHERLVYERLKVQMASREIPRQVLLIPEIITLSAPDASLILSAAESLAGAGLVIEPFGGSAISVTETPAILGEVNAAALIRDILDELADQGDSQLTRAKIDAVLSRMACHGSVRSGRQMRPEEMNALLREMEVTPNSGQCNHGRPTWVELKLHDIERLFGRR; encoded by the coding sequence ATGAGCCAGTTCGCCCCCAACCTCTCGCAAGAAGCCGCGCGTCCTGTGATCCGTCAGCTGGACGAGGCCGCGATCAACCGCATTGCCGCCGGTGAAGTGGTGGAACGGCCCGCATCCGCCGTGAAAGAGCTGGTGGAAAACGCGCTGGATGCAGGCGCGACGCGGATCAGGGTCGAATATACCGATGGCGGCAAGACACTGATCCGGGTCAGCGATGACGGCTGCGGCATGACGCCCGAGGATCTGCCGCTGGCGCTGAGCCGCCATGCCACCTCGAAAATCGACGGCAGTGATCTGCTGAACATCCGTTCCTTCGGGTTTCGCGGCGAGGCGCTGCCCTCCCTGGGCGCCGTCGGGCGGCTGGTGATCACCTCGCGCGCAGCGGGGTTTGACGCGGCCCTGATCACCTGCACCGGCGGGCGACTTGACGGGCCGCGACCGGCCGCGCTGACCTCGGGCACTGTGGTCGAGCTGCGCGATCTGTTCCATGCAACGCCAGCACGGCTGAAATTCATGCGTTCAGACCGGGCCGAGGCCCAGGCGATCCATGAAGTGATCAAACGCCTCGCCATGGCCGAGCCGGCAGTGGGCTTCACCCTGTCCGAGGTGACCGCCGACGGGCCAAGGGTGATCCTGCGGCTCGATCCCGAACAGGGCGATCTGTTTGACGCGCTGCAGGGGCGGCTTACGCGGATCATCGGGGCGGATTTCACCGCCAATGCCATGGCGATTGATGCCAGCCGTGACGGTCTCGCTTTGCTGGGCTATGCCGCGCTGCCGACCTATTCGCGCGGCTCTTCGACGCAGCAATATCTCTTCGTCAATGGCCGCCCGGTGAATGACCGCCTGCTGCTCGGCGCGCTCCGGGCCGCCTATTTCGACGTGCTGTCACGCGACCGCCATCCGGCGGCGGTGCTGAATCTGATTGTCGATCCCGAACGGGTCGACGTGAATGTGCATCCGGCGAAATCCGAAGTGCGGTTTCGCGAACCCGATGCCGCGCGCGCGCTGATCATCACCGCGATACGGACGGCCCTGACCGGAGCGGGCCATCGGGCCTCGACCACGGTGGGGGCCGAGACAATCGGGGCTTTCCGGCCGGGCCAGAGCCTCGCGCCCCAGCCGATGCGGCCGACATTTGCACATGACCTGCCGCACCGTCCTGCGCAGAGCACCCTCGCCCAGGCCTTCGCCTTTCAGGCGCCCCTGCCCGCCTCCGGCTTCGCCGAAGCCCCCCAGGTCAACACGATTGCAGACCTGGGCGCGACCTCGGCGCAGATCCGGGATCAGGATCCGGCAGGGCCCGAGCCCGCGCCGCAGAGCTTCCCCCTTGGCGCCGCCCGCGCCCAGTTGCATGAAAACTGGATCATTGCCCAGACCCCGGACGGCATCGTCATCGTCGACCAGCATGCCGCGCATGAACGCCTGGTTTATGAGCGGCTGAAAGTGCAGATGGCCAGCCGCGAGATCCCGCGCCAGGTGCTGCTGATTCCGGAAATAATCACCCTGTCGGCCCCGGATGCGAGCCTGATCCTCTCGGCGGCGGAAAGCCTCGCCGGGGCGGGCCTTGTGATCGAGCCCTTTGGCGGTTCGGCAATCTCGGTAACCGAGACCCCCGCGATCCTTGGTGAGGTCAACGCCGCCGCGCTGATCCGCGACATTCTCGACGAGCTGGCGGATCAGGGCGACAGCCAGCTGACCCGCGCGAAAATCGACGCGGTGCTGTCGCGCATGGCCTGCCATGGCTCGGTCCGTTCTGGCCGGCAGATGCGCCCGGAAGAGATGAATGCGCTCTTGCGCGAGATGGAGGTCACGCCGAATTCCGGTCAGTGCAATCATGGCCGCCCCACCTGGGTCGAGCTGAAACTGCATGATATTGAGCGGCTTTTCGGGCGCAGATGA
- a CDS encoding glycosyltransferase, producing MLNPPPALSVIIPASNEAAWIGPCLAAVLASDPVPGGAEVIVVANGCRDRTAGIARAVPVPAGWEMTVLDLAEGSKPGALNAGEAVARGRVLAWLDADCLVSPGVMAGLVAALARPRALYAGATPQIPQAKSWITRAYARFWQQLPFAQSTAPGYGLYATNPEGRARWGEFPRLISDDTFVRLRFKPEERVQIAAPYSWPMVEGFAALVRVRRRQDLGVRELAAAFPGILEREGKASLGAGGLIRLAARDPLGFAAYAAVALAVRLRRGTTEFTRGR from the coding sequence ATGCTGAACCCGCCGCCTGCGCTCAGCGTCATCATCCCGGCCTCGAATGAGGCGGCCTGGATCGGCCCCTGTCTCGCGGCGGTCTTAGCCTCAGATCCGGTGCCAGGCGGCGCTGAGGTGATCGTGGTGGCCAATGGCTGCCGCGACCGCACGGCCGGGATCGCCCGGGCAGTTCCGGTGCCGGCGGGCTGGGAGATGACCGTGCTTGATCTCGCCGAGGGCTCGAAACCAGGCGCGCTGAATGCGGGCGAGGCGGTGGCGCGGGGCCGCGTTCTCGCCTGGCTTGATGCCGATTGCCTGGTGTCGCCGGGGGTGATGGCGGGGCTGGTGGCGGCGCTGGCCCGCCCTCGCGCGCTCTATGCCGGGGCCACGCCGCAGATCCCGCAGGCGAAATCATGGATCACCCGCGCCTATGCACGGTTCTGGCAGCAGCTGCCTTTCGCGCAAAGCACTGCGCCCGGCTATGGGCTTTACGCCACCAACCCGGAGGGCCGCGCGCGGTGGGGCGAATTTCCCCGGCTGATCTCGGATGACACTTTCGTGCGGCTGCGTTTCAAACCTGAGGAGCGGGTGCAGATAGCCGCGCCCTATTCCTGGCCGATGGTCGAAGGCTTTGCCGCCCTGGTCAGGGTGCGCCGCCGTCAGGATCTTGGCGTGCGCGAACTCGCCGCAGCTTTTCCCGGCATTCTGGAACGCGAGGGCAAGGCCTCCTTAGGCGCGGGCGGGCTGATACGACTTGCAGCGCGCGACCCGCTGGGCTTCGCGGCCTATGCGGCGGTTGCACTGGCGGTGCGGCTCAGGCGCGGCACTACGGAGTTCACCCGTGGTCGCTGA
- a CDS encoding DUF3035 domain-containing protein, whose product MQARSGARSGKGMIALTIALVLSGCAADKGDSTDLMRLRSKDGPDEFAVLPPKALEMPTSLRDLPAPTPGGGNRTDQRPLDDAVVALGGKPGASGGIPAADAALYAHAARNGTQADIRSQLASEDLQWRRDNKGRILERMFSVNTYYRAYKDQSLNQYRELEYWRSRGLLTPSAPPEGYDKQKEEKERQKKKRGGLQLF is encoded by the coding sequence ATGCAGGCAAGATCGGGCGCAAGGTCGGGCAAAGGCATGATCGCGCTGACGATTGCGCTGGTGCTGTCCGGCTGTGCCGCCGACAAGGGCGATTCAACCGATCTGATGCGGCTGCGCTCGAAAGACGGGCCGGATGAATTCGCGGTCCTGCCGCCGAAGGCGCTGGAAATGCCCACCAGTCTCAGGGACCTGCCCGCGCCCACGCCGGGCGGCGGCAACCGCACCGATCAGCGCCCGCTTGATGATGCTGTTGTGGCGCTTGGTGGCAAGCCCGGCGCCTCGGGTGGCATCCCCGCCGCCGACGCCGCGCTTTACGCCCATGCCGCGCGCAATGGCACCCAGGCCGATATCCGCAGCCAGCTGGCCTCGGAAGATCTGCAATGGCGCCGCGACAACAAGGGCCGCATTCTTGAGCGCATGTTCAGCGTCAACACCTATTACCGCGCCTATAAAGACCAGTCGCTCAATCAGTATCGTGAACTGGAATACTGGCGTTCTCGCGGTCTTTTGACCCCATCTGCTCCGCCGGAAGGCTATGACAAGCAGAAGGAAGAAAAGGAACGCCAGAAGAAGAAGCGCGGCGGCCTCCAGCTGTTCTGA
- the rmuC gene encoding DNA recombination protein RmuC: MITVFGQSYAWNAPEILIIGAAGVTLIALLILILRAANRAGNSAQPVMNEIAWMSHRVQALSEGQERLSGGLSHVSEAQAASQVSMLKLMEARLADVQRQMTEALHGTSTRTARSLGELHQRLETIDKAQEKIENLSGNILSLQDILANKQTRGAFGEIQLHDIVSKALPADSYTMQATLSNGRRPDCLVHLPKPPGPIVIDAKFPLESYEALRRADTPRQSHEAAQLLRQALRAHIRAISERYILEGETADGALMFLPSEAVYAELHANFPELVREGFAARVWIVSPTTCMATLNTMRAVLKDARMREQAGAIRKELSLLSQDVDRLGARVVNLDRHFQMAARDIEEIRISSDKAGKRARRLDNFDFEELAPDAATPVLPGRDAGPG, from the coding sequence ATGATCACGGTTTTCGGCCAGAGCTATGCCTGGAATGCGCCTGAGATCCTGATCATCGGGGCGGCGGGCGTTACCCTCATCGCGCTGTTGATCCTGATCCTGCGCGCGGCCAATCGTGCGGGCAATTCCGCGCAGCCCGTGATGAACGAGATCGCCTGGATGAGCCACCGCGTCCAGGCGCTGTCCGAGGGGCAGGAACGGCTTTCTGGCGGGCTGAGCCATGTCTCTGAGGCTCAGGCCGCGTCGCAGGTTTCGATGCTGAAGCTGATGGAAGCCCGCCTCGCCGATGTGCAGCGCCAGATGACCGAGGCGCTGCATGGCACCTCGACCCGCACCGCGCGATCCTTGGGAGAGTTGCATCAGCGGCTGGAAACCATCGACAAAGCCCAGGAAAAGATCGAGAATCTTTCGGGCAACATCCTGTCTTTGCAGGACATTCTGGCCAATAAGCAAACACGCGGCGCCTTTGGCGAGATCCAGCTGCATGACATCGTGTCAAAGGCGCTTCCCGCCGACAGCTATACGATGCAGGCGACACTTTCGAACGGGCGCCGCCCGGATTGCCTCGTGCATCTGCCAAAGCCCCCCGGCCCCATCGTGATCGATGCGAAATTCCCGCTGGAATCCTACGAGGCGCTGCGCCGCGCCGACACCCCGCGCCAGAGCCATGAGGCGGCGCAGCTGTTGCGCCAGGCGTTGCGCGCCCATATCCGCGCCATCTCGGAGCGTTATATCCTCGAAGGCGAAACCGCCGATGGCGCGCTGATGTTCCTGCCCTCGGAAGCGGTCTATGCCGAGTTGCATGCGAATTTCCCCGAGCTCGTGCGTGAGGGATTTGCCGCCCGGGTCTGGATCGTCTCTCCGACCACATGCATGGCGACGCTGAACACGATGCGCGCAGTGCTGAAAGACGCGCGGATGCGCGAACAGGCCGGCGCCATCCGCAAGGAGCTCTCGCTTTTGTCGCAGGATGTGGATCGGCTTGGCGCGCGGGTCGTCAATCTTGACCGCCATTTCCAGATGGCGGCGCGGGATATCGAAGAGATCCGCATCTCCTCGGACAAGGCCGGCAAACGAGCCC
- a CDS encoding heparinase II/III family protein: MTRASDRVSEMGFEAPGRRERLANRYAAWAARHAKPADGFSLRPEPRSIGLYARGKQIMAGNIVLAGHLVEAGDPSAEAEIWDLTAPDPAFTDEAHGFTWLDDLAALGTSRARDRARSWTWSWIRRFGDGTRPGWTPALTGRRLIRWIHHSDFLLEGEAPSDRARFFASLARQAGFLARRAASARPGLARIEALTGLIYTHLSLEEEAPKLGQALTALAKECDERIDRSGAINSRNPEELLEIFTLLGWAVQSLSDAGHTVPVALSAALDRVAPCLRALRHSDGGLARFHSGGTGPEGRLDQALAASRALPAAGHVTLAMGYARLSAARTTVILDVADPPGGPAAQHAHASTAAFELSSGRRPLIVNCGPGQSAGPEWRLAARATQSHSALSLTGFSSSRFGASTSHLSERAHVSDLHFAGADGAFVRLSHDGWQAGHGLIATRELHLSPDGRRLSGTDLLSSTTPEARAQFDRMVERSPLGGLPFTIRFHLHPDVDASLDMGGAAVSMQLRSGEIWVFRHDSGADLSLEPSAWLERGRLAPRHAQQIVLMGFAQHYDNRIGWTLAKAQDTPLAIRDLDRDDPVPI; the protein is encoded by the coding sequence GTGACACGCGCCAGTGACCGCGTCAGTGAGATGGGCTTCGAGGCGCCGGGCCGGCGTGAGCGGCTGGCAAATCGCTATGCCGCCTGGGCCGCGCGCCATGCCAAACCGGCGGACGGCTTTTCGCTGCGCCCAGAGCCGCGCTCCATCGGGCTTTATGCGCGCGGCAAGCAGATCATGGCCGGGAATATCGTGCTTGCCGGCCATCTGGTCGAAGCCGGGGACCCAAGTGCCGAAGCCGAGATCTGGGATCTGACCGCGCCCGACCCCGCCTTCACTGATGAGGCGCATGGCTTCACCTGGCTTGATGATCTGGCCGCTCTTGGCACATCGCGGGCGCGCGACCGGGCCCGCTCCTGGACCTGGAGCTGGATCCGGCGATTCGGCGATGGCACCCGCCCTGGCTGGACCCCGGCGCTGACCGGCAGGCGGCTGATCCGCTGGATCCATCATTCCGATTTCCTGCTCGAGGGCGAAGCCCCTTCAGACCGCGCCCGATTCTTCGCCTCTCTGGCGCGGCAGGCGGGGTTTCTGGCGCGCCGCGCGGCGTCGGCCCGGCCCGGCCTTGCCCGGATCGAGGCGCTGACCGGCCTGATCTACACCCATCTCTCGCTGGAGGAAGAGGCGCCAAAACTTGGCCAGGCGCTGACCGCACTGGCGAAGGAATGCGATGAGCGCATCGACCGCAGCGGCGCGATCAACAGCCGCAACCCCGAGGAATTGCTTGAGATTTTCACCCTGCTCGGCTGGGCGGTGCAAAGCCTCTCGGATGCGGGGCACACGGTTCCGGTGGCGCTTTCGGCGGCTTTGGACCGCGTCGCGCCCTGTCTGCGCGCGCTGCGCCATTCCGATGGCGGGCTGGCGCGCTTCCATTCCGGCGGCACCGGGCCTGAGGGGCGGCTTGACCAGGCACTTGCTGCCTCACGGGCGCTGCCAGCGGCGGGGCATGTTACTCTGGCGATGGGCTATGCACGGCTCTCGGCCGCCCGCACCACCGTCATCCTTGATGTCGCCGACCCGCCCGGCGGCCCGGCGGCACAACACGCGCATGCCTCGACCGCGGCGTTTGAGCTGAGTTCCGGGCGCCGCCCGCTGATCGTCAATTGCGGCCCGGGTCAGAGCGCCGGGCCGGAATGGCGGCTCGCGGCACGGGCGACGCAGTCGCATTCGGCCCTGTCGCTGACCGGGTTTTCCTCATCCCGCTTTGGCGCCTCGACCAGCCATCTGAGCGAGCGTGCCCATGTCTCGGACCTGCATTTCGCCGGGGCTGACGGCGCTTTCGTGCGGCTTAGCCATGATGGCTGGCAGGCGGGTCACGGCCTCATCGCCACACGCGAGCTGCATCTCTCGCCCGACGGGCGGCGGCTGAGCGGCACGGATCTTCTATCCTCGACCACACCGGAGGCCCGCGCGCAGTTTGACCGGATGGTCGAGCGCTCGCCGCTGGGTGGGCTGCCCTTCACCATCCGCTTCCATCTGCATCCCGATGTCGATGCCTCGCTGGATATGGGCGGGGCGGCGGTGTCGATGCAGCTGAGATCGGGCGAGATCTGGGTTTTCCGCCATGACAGCGGCGCCGATCTCTCGCTGGAGCCCTCGGCCTGGCTGGAACGGGGCCGGCTTGCGCCACGCCATGCACAACAGATCGTGTTGATGGGCTTTGCCCAGCACTATGACAACCGTATCGGCTGGACGCTTGCGAAAGCCCAGGATACTCCGCTCGCGATCCGCGATCTGGACCGGGATGACCCGGTTCCCATCTGA